GCGGATTAAATCAACTACCACCTGGTACAGATGGCTACATACCAGAAGACTCCTGGCTGAATCCTCCAGCAAAGGGACAATGGCTATGGGACAGAAATGACCATGGTATTGGAGCTGGCGTCAGTTATCAGAGAAGTAATCTGAGTGATGAATTCATGACTCTATTGGATGAAAAGCTTGATGATGGCGATATTACCACGGGACGATTCCAGAAGTTGAATGGTGACCGCTGCACTTTGATTCTGGAATTTTAGACTGTAATTCCAGCTCTTAGTCCACAAGCTCGGTAACCCTAAAGACTCGTGGATGATTCCATACGAATGGCGCCCTTCATCAAGGGCTTATCGGCATAAAGTCAAGAGCTCAATCCAGCGAAATGACATTTGGAAAGCTCAAGGCATACCTTAATCACTTAATATTAATAAAAGTCAATACACACCAAAAGCCATAGTCAATAACAACGAAAACCCTTATCGATTTCGCTAAGATTCGTTAACGGTTCTAGCTAGGCATCCAAGAACGTCGAAAGCTGAGGCATATCTGGCAACATCGTTGGAATACGTGATGCCACCTTTTCATTGATCCAACGGGCTTGAATATCAAGATGGCTTGTTTCTATGGACGGGCTGCCTATGGCCAGCTGAATGCAAGCAAAACCATCTTCACTAAATGAAGCCATAGGGACAACATGGTCTATACTGGTAACTCGAACAAAATCTCACGACTCGACTCGCGATAAATCTACAGGTTGCGGAGGCTTTGATAACTAAAAATTCACCTTCGTCTCGTTCTTTACAGCAACCCAAATTCATTCATATCCTACTTGTAATCTCATAGATATAACGAATTGAAAAACATGTCTAAAGACCACTCGCTTAGGTTACTACTGGTTGATGACGATCGATCATTGGTTGCGTCGCTTGTTCGCGACCTCACCGAGGAAGGCTTCAGCGTTGAATACACTTGGGATGGCCTGAGCGGATTCAAGATTGCTCAATCGTCTTGGCTAAAAACAAGCTCGGGTTGCTTTATGGATTCTTCTGCATCAGGTTTTTGCAAATATAAGAAGCACTGCCTAAGAACAAATGCTCTGGGAAAGTGAGTTCTTTATTTTTGGAATAGATAATTCCCCACTGGCGCTTGGGAACGGTAGTACCGAACGCTACCGAAACCAATAATCGCTCTTCGATTTCGGAACTCGCAATCCATGGAGCGATGATTCCAATTCCCAGGTTCAATCGAACAAAGTGCTTAATAATTTCCTCGTGTCCAACTTCGATGAACGGACGCAGATTAAGATTGTGCGGCCTGAAGTACTCGCTGATTCGATCATGATAGTAGCCTTCTGCGTCACTATAGAT
The Rubellicoccus peritrichatus DNA segment above includes these coding regions:
- a CDS encoding type II secretion system protein, whose amino-acid sequence is MKATKSTHKSEGFTLVEIMIVVVIIGMLAIMVMPAFQKVRENSISTRVLNDFRIFSAAFERYALENGDFPPDGGLNQLPPGTDGYIPEDSWLNPPAKGQWLWDRNDHGIGAGVSYQRSNLSDEFMTLLDEKLDDGDITTGRFQKLNGDRCTLILEF